In Luteipulveratus mongoliensis, the DNA window AGAGGCGCAACGGCGGCTGCCGCCGAGCCCGCTCGACCCGCCTCGGGGCAACGCCCCTCGTCGGCCGCTTCCCGAGCCGGTGGTGGCGGTGCAGGTCGCGGATCCGTTCTCCTGGCTCGACGCCGAGCGAGGCACGTTGCTCGCGATGGTGCAGCTCGCGGCTGACTGGGGTCTGGTCGAGCTGTGCTGGGAGCTCGCGGCCGGGATGTCGGCCTACTTCGACGACCGAGCGCTGCTGGATGAGTGGCGACGCAACCACGAGACCGCGCTCGATTCGGCCACCGAGGACCGTCTCGGTCAGGCCGTGCTGCTGCGCGGCCTGGCGCAGATCCACCTCTACCGCTCCGAGCTCGATGAGGCGGCGCAGCTGTCCGAGCGCTCCCTGGCACTCTTCCGCGGACTCGGTCACCGCCGTGGCCAAGCCATGGCGCTGACCGGCCTGGTCTCCTCGCACCGGCTGACGGGGCGGTTCAGCACGGCGTTCGACCTGATCAAGCAGGCTCTTGAGCAGGTCGAAGATCTGGACGACCGGGCGTTCGAGGCGCACCTGCGGTGCTCGGCCGGGATGATCCGCGTCGCCCAGGGGCGGCTGCCCGATGCGCGCCGGTGGTTCCGGCAGTCGCTGGCAATGGCGAGAGAAGAGAGCGACGTCCACCGCGAGGCCGTTGTCCTGCGCGAGCTCAGTGAGCTGCAGCACCGGTCCGGTGAGTCGGCCGAGGCGTTGACGGGGCTCCGCGACGCGACCGCGATTCTGGCCGAGCTGCAGGACGAGCGCTGCCTGGCGTTCACTCTCACTCGGCGCGCGCAGATCCACTCTGAGCTCGGCTGCCCGGAGGAGGCGTGCGCTGACCTCTCCCAGGCGGCCGCGACCTTCCGCCGCAACGGCACGTGGGCGGACGAGGCGAGCTGCTACCACGCGATGGCCCAGCTCGAGGTCGCGCGCGGCGACGTCATCACGGCCCGGGAGCACCTACGTCGGTCGACCGAGCTGTGGCGCGCGACCGGTCACACAGAAGAAGCCGAGGCCTCGGCCTCGGCGCTGCAACAGCTCACCGCGTGACCGGTGGGTCGGCGCTGGGGAGCGGCCGACCCACCGGGGATCTCACGGGTTGTGCGTCACGGGTTTACGCGTAGTTGTCGTAGACCTGGTGGGCGTACGTCTTGCGGGCGGCGGTGTTGCAGGTGCCGCATCGCTCGAAGTAGTCCTGGAAGACCACCACGGCCGTGTCGACCGTCGTGGACGCCACGAGCGGACCCTTGCCGTAGGTACTGAACGTATTCAGCTCGTACTGAATGAATTTCAGCTGCAACGTCAGTGACCAGGGCGACATGCCGAGCTTGTTGGCGTACCAGACGACGTTGTCGTTGGCGGAGGTGTCCCAACGCCCGCCGGTGCTCCACTGGGCGATGCCGCGACCGGCTCCGCCCGACTGGTTGGCGTTCGGGTTGACGCTCGTGCCGGACTCCTGCATCAGGTTGCCCACCACGCCGGCAGCCTGCTTCTTGGTGTAGCCGATGCCCACGAAGAAGTTGAACGCGGCCAGCTGGTTGTTCGAGTAGGACCGGTGAGAGGCGTTGTTGTTCTTCAGGGTGGAGTTCAGGTTGGCCTTGGTGCCGGCCGCGATCGTCTGGCTGGAGCCGCCGTAGTCGCTGTTGAAGTACACCGTGACCGGCTTGCTGGACTTGTTCCAGACCGAGGCCGCGTTGTTCTTGACGCAGAGGCCCTTGCCGGCGCCGGCACCCTTGAAGTCGTAACAGCTGGGCTGGGTGGCGCCGTAGTCAGCAATGTCGCCGGTGAAGTCGGAGATCGAGCCGGCCTGATTGCTGTTGTAGTAGTAGCAGAACTCGCCGCTGTCGCAGACTCCGTCACGCCCGGCGGCTTGCGCCGCCGACGGTGCGATGATGCCGGCCCCCACGATCCCGAGGGTCGCGAGTGGAGCAAGGGCCAAGGTCGTACGGCGAGTCAGTGAACTTAATCTCATCGGAGCTCTCCTTGAGGGAAGGAAGCGATGCCGTACGCCACTGCGTGCGACGTCGTCGTTCGAATCGAACTGGTACTGCGAGAAATTGGAGCTGCGAGGTCCGGCCTGGCCTGTCCTACAGGCCGGACCCCGCAGAGTGTGGGGGAGGGGCTCAGTCGGCGGAGATGTTGTAGCCGCGGGACTCCCAGAACGCGGTCGGGTTCTGGTTGGTCAGGTCGGGGTCGCCGACACTGACGGCTGCCGCGGTCTGACGGCCCAGTCGCATCTCGACGTGGGTGTGTGCGCCGCTCGCGGCGGAGATACCGCGCCAGTCCTCGACCGCGATCTGCTGACCCTGACTGATCGACTGGCCCACGCTCAGCGCGAGCGGGTCGGTGTGCAGGTAGACGATGGTCTTGTCCAAGGAGGCGTTGTAGATGGCGATCGTCGACAGTCCGTCGCCGCCGCGTGCGCCCTGGCTGACGCGGGTGACCGTGCCGGGCACCATCGCGTAGACCGGGACGCCGACGGCGCGGGCGATGTCGATGCCCTCGTGACGGCCGCTCTGGCTGAGGTAGCCGTCGAAGTAGCACGAGATGTGGCCGGCGGCGCCCTTGTACGGCGCGTTCGACAAAGCCGTGCGGCTGGCGCTGCCGTATCGATGACCGGCATTCTCGTTCTTCAGCTCAGCCTTGAGGTTGGCCTTGCTGTTGGCAGGGATGGAGTCGATGGCGCCGGCGTACCCGCTCTTGTAGAAGACCGTGACGACAGCGCCCGTGCGGTTCCAGACCGACGCGGCGTTGTTCTTGACGCAGAGGCCCTTGCCGGCACCGGTGCTCTTGAAGTCGTAGCAGCCCGGCTGGGCTGCACCGTAGTCGGAGATCGACCCGGTGAAGTCGGACAACGACCCGGCCTGGTTGCTGTTGTAG includes these proteins:
- a CDS encoding phage tail tip lysozyme translates to MRLSSLTRRTTLALAPLATLGIVGAGIIAPSAAQAAGRDGVCDSGEFCYYYNSNQAGSISDFTGDIADYGATQPSCYDFKGAGAGKGLCVKNNAASVWNKSSKPVTVYFNSDYGGSSQTIAAGTKANLNSTLKNNNASHRSYSNNQLAAFNFFVGIGYTKKQAAGVVGNLMQESGTSVNPNANQSGGAGRGIAQWSTGGRWDTSANDNVVWYANKLGMSPWSLTLQLKFIQYELNTFSTYGKGPLVASTTVDTAVVVFQDYFERCGTCNTAARKTYAHQVYDNYA
- a CDS encoding peptidase inhibitor family I36 protein, producing the protein MPKVSKRLASLTLVAATTLTAGVAAFAASPAHAAARDGVCDAGEFCLYYNSNQAGSLSDFTGSISDYGAAQPGCYDFKSTGAGKGLCVKNNAASVWNRTGAVVTVFYKSGYAGAIDSIPANSKANLKAELKNENAGHRYGSASRTALSNAPYKGAAGHISCYFDGYLSQSGRHEGIDIARAVGVPVYAMVPGTVTRVSQGARGGDGLSTIAIYNASLDKTIVYLHTDPLALSVGQSISQGQQIAVEDWRGISAASGAHTHVEMRLGRQTAAAVSVGDPDLTNQNPTAFWESRGYNISAD